The genomic window GAACTCTTCAAGGATGAAGTCCGCGAAGTGGGCCGCGAGCTCGGGTTGCCGAGTTATGTGGTTGATCGCCAGCCCTTCCCGGGCCCCGGACTGGCCGTCCGGATTATCGGCGACATCACCCCCGAGCGCATCGAAGTGCTCCAGCAGGCCGACCTGCGCGTCCGCGAGGAAATCATGAAGATGACGAACCACCTCGACGTGTGGCAATACTTCGCCGTCCTCCTGCCGATCCAGACCGTCGGCGTCATGGGCGACGACCGCACCTACGAAAGCGTCGTGGCGGTCCGCGCCGTTGAAAGCCGCGATGGCATGACGGCCGATTGGTACAAGCTGCCCTACGAAGTGATGGACTCGATTTCGAACCGAATCATCAACGAAGTCCCCGGCGTTAACCGCGTCTGCTACGACATTAGCTCCAAGCCGCCGTCCACGATTGAATGGGAATAATTCAGAGGAAAACAAAATGCCCAAGAGAGACGACATTCACCACATTCTAATTATTGGCTCCGGACCGATCGTGATCGGCCAGGCGTGCGAATTCGACTATTCCGGAACGCAGGCCTGCAAGGCGTTGCGCGAGGAGGGGTATACGATCTCGCTGATCAACTCCAACCCGGCGACGATCATGACCGACCCGGCAACCGCCGACCGCACCTACATCGAGCCGATCACCCCCGAGGCGGTCGAGAAGATCATCATCAAGGAAAAGCCGGATGCGATCCTGCCGACCCTCGGCGGACAGACCGCGCTCAACACGGCCATGAAGTTGGTTGAGCTAGGCATCCTCGAAAAATACGGGGTGGAAATGATCGGCGCCAACTACGACGCCATCATGCGCGGCGAAGAGCGCGACCTCTTCAAACAGGCCATGGCCGAAGCCGGCATCGAAACCCTGCGCAGCTACGAGGTGCACGACCTCGTGGAAGCCAAGCGGGTCGCCGAAGAAGAACTCGATTTCCCGATCATCGTCCGCCCCTCCTTCACGCTCGGCGGAACCGGCGGCGGCATTGCCGACAACATGGAAGAGCTCATGGGGATCGCCGAGGGCGGCCTGAAGGCCAGCCTGACGACCGAAGTCCTGCTCGAAGAGTCCGTGTTCGGCTGGAAGGAATACGAGATGGAAGTGATGCGCGACAAGAAGGACAACGCCGTCATCATCTGCGCCATCGAAAACATGGATCCGATGGGCATCCATACCGGCGACTCCATCACGGTTGCCCCGGCGCAAACCCTCACCGACCGCGAATACCAGATCATGCGCGATGCCTCGTTGAAGGTGCTGCGCGTGATCGGCGTCGAAACCGGCGGATCGAATGTCCAGTTCTGCATCCATCCCGATACGGGCCGCCTGGCGATCATCGAGATGAACCCACGCGTATCGCGCTCCTCCGCGCTGGCCTCCAAGGCGACCGGTTTCCCGATCGCCAAGCTGGCCGCCAAGCTGGCCGCCGGCTACACGCTCGACGAGCTGCCCAACGACATCACCAAGGAAACCCCGGCCTGCTTCGAACCCTCCATCGACTATGTCGTAACCAAGCTACCGCGCTTCACGTTCGAAAAATTCCCGGCTGCGAATCCGAAGCTCGGCGTCAGCATGAAGTCGGTCGGCGAAACCATGGCGATTGGCCGCAACTTCAAGGAATCGCTCCAGAAGGCGTTCCGCTCCCTGGAGATCGGCGTGGACGGTCTCGATCTGAAAGCCGAAGCCAAGGTTGAGAAAGCGAAACTCGACAACTACCTGCTCACGACCTGCACCGAGCGCACCATCGCCATCAAGATGGCCCTGAAGAAGGGATATTCCATCGAGAAGATTCAGGAAATGACCAAGCTCGACCCCTGGTTCATCGACCAGATCCTGCAGATCGTCGAGATCGAAAAACAGATTGCCGATGCCCCCGAGCTGGATCACGACCTGCTGAAATTCGCCAAGAAGAACGGCTTCTCCGACGAGCAGATCGGCGTACTCCGCAACTGCACCGGAAATGCAATCCGCGCACTCCGCAAAAAACTCGGCATCATCCCGGTCTACAGCCTGGTCGACACCTGCGCCGGCGAGTTCGCGGCCTCCACGCCCTACTTCTACTCCACCTATGGTGGCCAACTCGACGAAACGCGCCAGACCGGAAAACAGAGCGTCATCGTGCTCGGCTCCGGCCCGAACCGGATCGGCCAGGGCATTGAGTTCGACTATTCCTGCGTACACACCGTCAAGGCACTGCGCGAAATGGGCTACGAGGCCATCATGGTCAACTCCAACCCGGAAACCGTTTCGACCGACTACGACACCTCCGACAAGCTCTACTTCGAGCCGCTCACCTTCGAAGATGTCATGAACATCTACGAGGCCGAAAAGCCGCTCGGCATGATTGTCCAGATGGGCGGCCAGACCCCGCTCAACCTGGCCGACCGCCTGCTGGAGGCCGGCGTCCCGATTCTCGGCACCTCGCCAAAGAGCATCGCCGCAGCCGAAGACCGCGAACTGTTCCGACAACTGCTCGACAAGCTGGAACTCAAGCAGCCCGAATCGGCAACCGCCAAAACACTGGTAGAGGCGGAAGCCATCGCCCATCGCATTGGCTTCCCGGTCATGATCCGCCCGTCGTTCGTCCTCGGTGGCCGCGCGATGATGGTCGCCTACGAGGAAGAGGAGCTCGAACCGTTCGTCAACGCGGCCTTTGCCGCCAGCCCGGACTTCCCGGTGTTGATCGACCGCTTCCTGGAACACGCCATCGAAGTGGACGTCGATCTCGTCTGCGACGGCACCGATGTCTATGTTGGCGGCGTAATGGAGCACGTCGAGGAAGCCGGCATCCACTCCGGCGACTCCGCCTGCTCGATCCCGCCCTACACCCTCTCCGACGACATGGTTGCACGCATCAAGACCGCCTGCACCGCCATGGCGATGGAGATTGGTGTGAAAGGCCTGATGAACGCGCAGATCGCCGTCAAGGACGACGAGTTCTACATCATCGAGGTCAACCCGCGCGCCTCGCGCACGGTTCCCTACGTCAGCAAGGCCACCAATGTTCCTTTGGCCAACATTGCCACGCAGATTGCAATGGGCAAGACCATCAAGGAACTCGGGCTGGTTGGGTTCGAACCCAAGATTGAGTGGTATGCCGTCAAGGAAGCCGTCTTCCCGTTCAACCGCTTTGCGGGCGTCGACCCGATCCTCGGGCCGGAAATGAAATCCACTGGAGAAGTGATGGGCATCGACAAATGCTTTGAGCTGGCGTTCTGGAAAGCGGAAGTTGCCGCAGGCCAAGTACTGCCGACCGAAGGAACCGTCTTCCTGAGTGCAAAAGACCGCGACAAGGACTGGATTGTGGAGGTTGGAAGGGAATTCGTTGCACTGGGCTTCAAGCTAGTTGCCACCGAAGGTACGGCCCAGGCGCTGCACAACGCCGGACTGGAAGTGACCCTGACGCACAAGCTTTCCGAGGATGGAAAGAATGTCATCGACCTGATGAAGAGCAATGGCGTCCACCTGCTGGTCAACACGCCCAGCGGCCCCGTTGCCCGCGTGGACGAAATCAAGATTCGCTCGGAAGCCATCCTGCGCGGCCTACCGATCGTCACCACGCAATCCGGCGCCGAAGCATCGGTCAAGGCCATCAAATACATCTCGGAAAATGATTGGGACGTGAAGCCCATCCAGGAATACCACGCATAGGCCCGGTTCATTGATCAGGAAAAGCGCCCGAAGAGATTCGGGCGCTTTTTTTTGAACGCCAAGGGGTGGTTTGCGTCAATA from Pontiella desulfatans includes these protein-coding regions:
- the carB gene encoding carbamoyl-phosphate synthase large subunit — translated: MPKRDDIHHILIIGSGPIVIGQACEFDYSGTQACKALREEGYTISLINSNPATIMTDPATADRTYIEPITPEAVEKIIIKEKPDAILPTLGGQTALNTAMKLVELGILEKYGVEMIGANYDAIMRGEERDLFKQAMAEAGIETLRSYEVHDLVEAKRVAEEELDFPIIVRPSFTLGGTGGGIADNMEELMGIAEGGLKASLTTEVLLEESVFGWKEYEMEVMRDKKDNAVIICAIENMDPMGIHTGDSITVAPAQTLTDREYQIMRDASLKVLRVIGVETGGSNVQFCIHPDTGRLAIIEMNPRVSRSSALASKATGFPIAKLAAKLAAGYTLDELPNDITKETPACFEPSIDYVVTKLPRFTFEKFPAANPKLGVSMKSVGETMAIGRNFKESLQKAFRSLEIGVDGLDLKAEAKVEKAKLDNYLLTTCTERTIAIKMALKKGYSIEKIQEMTKLDPWFIDQILQIVEIEKQIADAPELDHDLLKFAKKNGFSDEQIGVLRNCTGNAIRALRKKLGIIPVYSLVDTCAGEFAASTPYFYSTYGGQLDETRQTGKQSVIVLGSGPNRIGQGIEFDYSCVHTVKALREMGYEAIMVNSNPETVSTDYDTSDKLYFEPLTFEDVMNIYEAEKPLGMIVQMGGQTPLNLADRLLEAGVPILGTSPKSIAAAEDRELFRQLLDKLELKQPESATAKTLVEAEAIAHRIGFPVMIRPSFVLGGRAMMVAYEEEELEPFVNAAFAASPDFPVLIDRFLEHAIEVDVDLVCDGTDVYVGGVMEHVEEAGIHSGDSACSIPPYTLSDDMVARIKTACTAMAMEIGVKGLMNAQIAVKDDEFYIIEVNPRASRTVPYVSKATNVPLANIATQIAMGKTIKELGLVGFEPKIEWYAVKEAVFPFNRFAGVDPILGPEMKSTGEVMGIDKCFELAFWKAEVAAGQVLPTEGTVFLSAKDRDKDWIVEVGREFVALGFKLVATEGTAQALHNAGLEVTLTHKLSEDGKNVIDLMKSNGVHLLVNTPSGPVARVDEIKIRSEAILRGLPIVTTQSGAEASVKAIKYISENDWDVKPIQEYHA